Within Primulina tabacum isolate GXHZ01 chromosome 5, ASM2559414v2, whole genome shotgun sequence, the genomic segment gcgaattaatgaagcagcgtaaaattgcatgtccccatatagaaataaggagctttgttttcataatcattggtctagcaatcatttgcagacgtttaatcaatgattcagccaatccattctgtgtatgtacatgagcaacaggatgctcaacaatgattcccatagacatacaataatcattgaaagtttgggaagtaaattcaccagcattatcaagtctaattttcttgattgtataatcgggaaattgattcctcaattttattatttgagcaagtaatcttgcaaatgcaacatttcgagttgacaataaacatacatgtgaccatctgctggaggcatcaatcaataccataaagtatctgaatggtccacatggtggatggattggtccacaaatattaCCCTGAAtatgttcaagaaacattggtgattcagtttggattttggctggtgatggtcttataataagttttccaagagaacatgctttacattgaaacttattattctgaaagatcttcttgtctttcagcggatggccatgtgtattttctataattcttcgcatcattgttgaaccaggatgtcccaatcgatcatgccaattggttaatattgaagaattatcaactaccatgtttgattcaatcgaacttatatgtgtataatgcaatccagtagggagcattggtagtttttcaatcacatatttctttcctgatttatatgtgataagacacatatatttcttattcccttcattcattgtttgagtatcatacccatgtgaatatatatcattaaaactcaacaaatttcttttcgattgtggtgaatataaagcatcattgataaaaaattttgtaccattagataacaaaaattaacaaaaattgtgctttaccacattctttaatcaagtctacaggacctgatattgtattcacccttgtttttgttggttttagttccaagaaatatcttttatctcggaggatagtgtgcgttgtaccactatcgggtatgcaaacttcagctttgctcatagtatttttcatatttcaacttcaaaaaatatatgcaatgaaataaaattactgacaataaaatgcaaaaatatagcacacaataaaacattatcatatgggtacataaaatattttacatatttattccaccagcaaattgatcattgtctgagaaatcaatcagaaaatctccagcatcaaaatgagttgaatcactcaaaggttcactttgttcagtgaagttggtctccttttctttcccctttaatgattctttataaagtttacaaagatgctcagtggctcgacaaatacgggaccaatatcctggagtaccacatctgaaacaagaactttcatatctttttgagtgattctcattaacactcatattttcatgatgccttttctgtggatggttttggacgttcttttgagatgagttataaaagtaactatctcgattattttcaaaaccacgaccgcgtccacgaccacaaccacgaccacgaccacttccacgtccacatccacgaccacgacctcgatttcgtcctcgaccaaaatcttgtttataactttgattttggtttccagatttaaattcatttttgcttacgacatttacttcaggaaatgccgttgaaccagtgggtcgtgcctgatgatttctcactaaattcatttgttcgaatctttcttttaatcccttccacaaagccatgggatgccaacgcaaaaatatcatggcttttgccttttcttgggatgtcgatatgccattttttttatggtctcatttagacccaatgactcaagatgcatttatacatcgagagtccatggcatataatttttttccgtgatatcaagagcaatgaattcgagttttgccaagtttgacatggtggtactaaaaaaattacgatatagtttattagttaatgaatattgcaatacaaagtaatggataaacaacaagtacgagtatttgtaaaaataaagaaaacacacgaggaggatattctccgataaataaaagactcgtgagtatgataaccaaaataattaaaaataactttgagaaagtcatcttctttttttcttcgaaaaatttgatgaagaataatttttagagaagaagagaaagttagagtgattgaatgtgtttgtgagatgatatttatagggcaaaaactagccgttttgttaccgtttatgaccgttggtgtacaaaaaataaatgtatgtatttgtatacttttatggtaataatatggtgaatataatattaatcatgtttaaataattatgtatatcatatcacattattataatgaggtgtcgtaagttattttgtttaaaaatcttataggcttttatacttgtcgtatcccttaccgggagtgtgggatgtcgtcttaacatcctcccaggatttataacaagtttttgaaaaatttatttttattatttttaataataacattatattatatattaaatatatacacaataaataaataacagtaaaataaatattattacttttgttacctttttcttctgtttggagcttggaaaaggatgtaggacttttagagcttcgtgctgataacgtgttgtgaaaaagtaaaaatttatggtaaaaagtaaaaatctcaaactctcaaaatttaccaaactacacactttataatatttttctctctactcaattgtgattttcttcacaaatgagagatctatttataggaaatctttacaaataatccaaaaataaaatacatcattacctacatcatcacacactaattttcaatatttacaactcttattttcaacattcaaattattcaacattcaaatattcaatacactcattttaaatatatttttcaacaattatatattagatttttttaaaaaaaattaatcaaaggTTTGGACCAGTGCATGGTTTGTTGCCGAAGACcgtaaaatttaaataaaaaagatgAGAATGACACGTATTTTCCACGTCATTCAGGATGGCTTTCATATATTATTCTATTATCGTGTCAATAATTTACAAATATATTCAATTTTACATGGTTATACATGCatttgaaatgaaataattttatttttcatatgttgcaaaaaaaataaaaattcgaaattgattaatttgaaatgaaaaatCGAAATTGATTAATTTGAAATGACCAAAATTACCATATCCTTTCTATCCTTGTAAAAGTCCTTTCAATTTCTTGGAAACCTTTTTGCAATAAATGTGACAGCAATTTCTCTTGTCCCTGTTTCCTGAAAATTTTCAgtgtttaaataaataaataaataaataaatttgatgttcaaaatatatatatatatatatatatatatatatatatatatatatatagaattgacTAATACAGAATTGACTAAAAATTAATGGAGGAAATAAGTGCAGGATTTTCGATGTTGGATAGTTAATTAgagtaataataatataaataagatACCAATTAGTAAAGACAAAAAGTTATTATCCCAATGAAGGATGAAGTGAATATTATTTATGGTATTATATTGTATCTTTATTAACAAAAACATTTGTACttttttttcttatattttagAATAGAACTACATTCTTAATTGCTAAGCTGCtgtcaaaattatattaattttttttattaatttgacAAGTTGAtcgtaataaaataatatatatatcctaATAAAGGatgattatttatattattatattgtattttctatttaaaagaaagaaaaaccaCATTATCTTCATTTTTGTTAGcaaagaaaacaaaattttaatatgCAGCAAAGGGAAAAAGTGGAGAAAAAGCTTTATAATTGATTGGTGGGATTAAGAGCAGAAGCATATTTCCATTCATCCTCCTCTCTCTCTCGCTCCCTACTTCGGTTTCTCTGGCTGAATTTCCTCTATCGTATCGTTGATTTTTCTTTCAACAGCCGGAATTTTGACTTGTTGAGGTATATAATCCCGTTCGCCTCATGCCCTTCAATTATTGAGTTAAAAAAAGATTCCATTTTTCTGGTCTTAGGTTCGTAAAAATTCCGTCTTTTTGAGGTATACGTGATCTTGATGAGTTTAGGGCAGCTGGGTCTTTGAGGATTTTACAGATTTTGGAATAAATTCTCAGTTTCTGAACCTTCGGATCGATTTTCCCGGCCTTTTCGGCCAATAATTTCTTCAATTTCTATTCTTGTGGTGTATTTAGAAATGATCTTGATTGGTTTTTTAACGTGGGTCATTGAGAGATTCAGCTAAATTGTtgtgaaaaaagaaaaactagAAAAAGGAGTGGAGAAACTACACATGACAGAGGTTACGGTGGAGATACCTGAAACGGTGTCGGGTTCCAGAGGTTCACGTCGGTTTGGAGATCTCAGAGGGGTCCAATGGCGCGTAGATTTGGGGATTTTACCCTCTTCTCCTCCTTCATCCATCGATGATCTTCGCCGGGTTACCGCCAATTCTCGCAGaaggtgattttttttttgttttttgtattTAAGCCGTAAGTTAAGGTTCTGTGTCACTTTCCAGCTTGTTTTTGCTTTTTGTTTCATTCGTGGACAGTTCATGAAATCGATGCTTGGATTTGATCTATGATTTAGGTATGCTGCTTTAAGGAGACAACTCCTGGTTGATCCACATGTTCCAAAAGATGGAAGCAGTTCTCCTGATCTTGTCATGGACAATCCCCTTTCACAAAACCCAGGTCTGATTTCATTTTATTCCCTAAAAAACTAGGATTTCAACAACTTAGGGGTGAATTTCCCTTTTATATTCTACATATTATAGAATAGAGTCTTTTTTATAAATTCTCTTGCTGCCTGGCTGTCTATTATTTCTATTTGAAGATTTTCCTTATTCCAACTTCTGCTGTATGATTTTAATCTGACGAGAGTTTATTGCCTGAGCTTTCACAATCACTCTTGTCAAGAACCTGAGAGTGATTATTAAGAGGtttcctttttttcttttccctTGGAACTCAAATTGCCGTATCTCAAGCTATGTTATTGGTCCTGCAGACAGCATGTGGGGTCGCTTTTTCAAAAATGCTGAACTGGAAAGAATGGTCGATCAAGATTTGGCGCGTTTGTATCCTGAAAGAGGCAGCTATTTCCAGACAACTGAATGCCAAGGCATGTTGAGGCGAATGCTGTTGCTTTGGTGCCTTAGACATCCGGAGTATGGTTACAGACAAGGTAGGCAACTTATTGATTTGCATTCTTTGTTTGTATCAAACCTGGAAAGTTGTTTTGTTTTCTACAGGAACGCACGAACTACTGGCCCCACTTTTGTATGTTCTTCATGTTGATGCCAAACTTGTCTCAGAAGTGAGAAAAGCTCATGAAGACCACTTTGCTGATAAATTTGATGGCTTTTCATTTCATGAAAATGACTTGACTTATAAGTTTGATTTTAAGAAATTCTCCAAATCCTCAGAAAATTGGAATGGGTTCGAAAAGAATTCTGCAAAATCTAGTAGTCTCAGTGAACTTGATCCAGAGATGCAAACATTGTGTTATTAACAGACGCCTATGGTGCAGAAGGTGAGCTTGGAATCGTAATATCAGAGAAATTTATGGAACATGACGCCTATTCTATGTTTGATGCCTTAATGAACGGTGCTGGAGGTGCCGTTGCCATGGCCGAGTTTTTCTCTCCTTTACCTTTTAACAGTTCCAATACCGGAATTCCGCCGGTAATTGAAGCTTCTGGTGCACTATATCATTTACTTTCCATTGTTGATTCATCTCTTCATAGCCATCTTGTTGAATTAGGGGTTGAACCCCAATATTTTGCTCTCCGTTGGCTACGGGTGCTGTTTGGACGCGAATTTTCTCTGGAAGACCTTTTGGTGATCTGGGACGAAATCTTTTCCCATGAAAATACCAAGTTTGACAAAGCAACTGACTTTAATGCAGACTCCTATTCTGGAGTCCTCTGTTCGTCTAGGGGCGGATTCATTTCTGCTCTTGCAGTTTCGGTGATACTTAACTTGAGATCTTCATTGCTTGCCACTGAAAATGCTACTACCTGTCTTCAGCGATTGTTGAATTTTTCGGATACCGTAAATCTTGTGAAGCTCGTAGAAAAGGCAAAAACCTTGCAAGAACTGGCAGTTGAAGCGAACAATTCAAACTCCCTTATAGTTCATTCTGGATTATATGATTCAAGAAAGTCTACAAACCCCAGGGGTCATAGCCTTTCTCTAGATTCGTCCGCTTCTCCTATAACACCTCTGAATATGGTGCGCGAGAGCTATTGGGAAGAGAGGTGGAGAGTTTTGCACAAGGAAGTGGAACAGAAGCAAGATTCTGTGGTAAAACAAGTCCCAAACCGTAAAAATGGTTGGTCAGAGAAGGTAAGAGTACGCCTGTCCCGAACTGAATCTGATCCTTCCCCCACAAAGAAAaatgaagtaattaaaatacCGAAGCCATCGGTTAGGAGAAGTTTATTGGAGAATCTGGAGCGGCAGCTTGGTTTAGATGAAGGTAAAGAAACCGAAGCTCGTACAAATATGATCCATCATGATCCTGTTGAGGTTAATGGACTCGATGATCTTCATGAAAAGAACTCAAGCAATGATTCGAGTGATAGCAGGAGTGAAGAAACTTCTTCCAATTTTTCATCTCCACCGAGTCCTACTCATGCAAATAGCGATCAAGGAATCGAATCAGGAAGTAGTGTGGCATCAAACTCATCCattgttattattaaatataatgaCTCTGAGTCATGCTGGAATGACCAAGAGTCGCCTCCACTTCCCATTTCTGATCCGCTGGATGCTCTCACTTCGAAGGGTACAGAAAACAAAGATTCCATTGGAAAATCTGCACCACGCATGGAGAGAAAGCCTATATCGGGTAAATTCCAATGGTTGTGGAAGTTCGGGAGAACTGCTGGTGAGGGAACTTCTGAGAAAAAAAGTGCACCCGAAGATGCAAAAACTAGCAACGGTGGAAATAGTGAGAACAATGTAGATGACTTTTCAACAGCTGATGCATTTGATGGATCTTCTCAAACAAGCAAGGCCAAGacagttgatcagaatgtgatgGTTAGCTTGAGAAATCTTGGCCAATCCATGCTGGAGAACATTCAGGTACAACAATTTATATTACATATAGTGGCATAACCAGAACATTGATGGGGTCGAAACTTAAATTCGAAAAACTTTTATTTTCTCAGAATCAAATGAAGTTGTCAAATGCATGTATCTATGACACAGCAGAATTGTCGGTTCTAGAATTTGACATTCCATCAATCTTGAACTTGTTCATATGGATCTTGCAGGTGATCGAATCAATTTTGCCACATGATCACCGTGATCAAATGGGATCTTTGGATAACTTCTCAAAGAACGGTCTCGTTGGGAAAGGACAAGTGACAGCCATGGCTGCACTGAAAGAGCTTAGAAAAATCAGCAATCTTTTATCTGAGATGTGATTGTGTTATGCATCCATTGATGTTGCCACCGCTTCTCTCTCGAGTAGAGTAGATTTAAAACTGCCCCACGATTCCAATTCTTTTTTTTTGCGTGAACTTCgaattttgattgtattatagACAGCCATCCATGTATGTACAAATTCCATCTAATAAGTAAAAAGAATGAGCTTCTGCGATTGTTTTTGTTCCTGCAGCCAAAAAGACCCGAGTCAGTTTTTATATAATGCATTATGCTACTAATAATACGGGTTCTAAAGGAAAATAAGAACCAAGCTGGATTTAGAAAATGAATATTATGATAAAACTTGGTACTGAACAGTGCTTTATTAAATGCcactttttaaaagaaaaattatgttctatgtttaaataaaataacataacatttttgtaattttatacAGAATATTTGAATCAGAATTTAAAAGCTATTTTCTGTGATTTTCCGGATTCTGACTTTGATGAGAATTTCTCAAAGTACCTAAAGTATTACGTATTCTtaccaaaacaaaaaacaaaaaaaagagaaaatgttACACGAGAATGAAATATATTCAGCAATCATGCAATAAAACACATTTGTATAAACGGTTGTTCCGACTGTAACCAAGGTAAGTTATTTGACCAGCATTTTTGGGCTCTCCATACTTCACATCCTAATCTACATCGTGAAAGCCAGGGAGAAGTGAAGTAATGAAACCAAACACAATCATTTGTATTTCCTTTACAATCACCCACCAACGGTTAGCAACCTCCCCTTGCCCCGCTTCTGCCGCATTCTCATTCTCGATAACCCTATTTCCATCGTTGGCAAGTCGATTCTCATCCTCACCTTCAAGTTGCTCCTCTGCCACGAAGAAATATCACGTCAGagacaaaacttaaaatcccccACATAATATTTCCGAAACATACGCAACCTGTGaatcaaattttaaaagaatCGGCAAAAACGAACTCGTTTTCAAATAGCAATCTTGCATCATATGCTTTTCGAGACTTGAGAAAAACATCGAAAATCAAAAATACAAGAAACGAACAATGGAGGGTTTACCTGCCATGCCAGCATTTTCATTTCCATGTGCTGCCCCAGCAGGTATATTGTCTGCCTGCTCGCCTGCCCTGGGCGGCTGGGGAGGTGCAGCTGCCCTTCTCATTCCTTGAGAAAGCCACCTAATAACTGGTGCAAGGGCCCCGGTTTGGTAACTGCATTATCGAAGAAAGAAAAAGTAAAGTCTCAAGTTGTAAAACTAGATATTGATTCATAAGCGAGCGACGGATAACGAGTACAAATTCAATATAAAGTACACAGAAAAAAGTAGATAGATCGTGGATAAATTAAAGAGTATACCATAAATTACTCTCAACTACTTACAGGTAAACAAGTGAAGCCAAAAATACAAGGAGAGTAAGTCTCTGTCTAGATCCATCTTGGTTAAACAAGAAAATTACTGCCGCCAACTTCAAAATTAGAAATACATCAATGTGGATGGCAATTTGAAACCTCCGAACAACAACTTGTCTTTGAGGTCCAGCCTCTTCTTGCTGTTGCTCCACACCTTGTACTTGCTCTCTGCCCATCTCTCTCGTCTCTGGCAAACTACGTTCCCTGATACAGGCATTTCCAATAAAAAAGTGGGGGAAAAAATTGAGTCCACTTCTCTAACTAAATTATCGTTTCTAATCGAAATTCAGTTTATACAAACAAGTTAGACCTAACCAAAGCAGTAGAGACTCAATTTGACATTTGGACAGGGTCAGAGGAAGGCCAATGGAATGTACGAAAATCCATAACACTCTTTAGCATATGTCTGAATAGTGCTTACTCCGTGTAATGGCAAGTTTTACTAAATTAAAGGTCATATCATAGATATTACAAACAACACATATAAGATTGCAGACTACTGATGCACAAAAAATTCCAATAAGTGTGCTAAGGTTAACTTCTCATATTTCTTCTACAACGGGCCAAGAATAAAGGGATTTCTAATTATAAGGTATGGCTAACTTCAAGTCTGCTGATATGGTAAAGCTTAGGAGACTGCTCCATCGCAGTAAACAAAATAAATGACAAGCCAGTTAAAAATGATAAACAATAATACAAATAACAAATTATGTCGCATCGATTTCTTTTTTTGTAAAGAGAGAGAATTATGCagcaaaataaaagaaaattatgCAGCAAAATAAAAGACTAAAACTCATGCCAAAAAAATGAAATACTCACGTAGGGATATTGTATGTAAAGGGGATGAGAGTGTTGGAAGGAAACCCGATGATAGGTTGCATAAATGGAAGAACCGGAACAGCATATAGGCCAGGCCCGCGATTCATCAGCTCCTGATCCTGCTGAGGAGGGAATAACCCTGGGACTAGCGCAGGGAACATTATTGGAAACATTGGAACATTTCCATTTTGAGATTTTAGGCTACCAACGGTTGGTACCTGTGACAGTGACAGGGGATTAAACCGGAAGTTAGATATTAAGGAAGATGCACACACGAGGTGCAATTTTTAGTCTTGACTGGACTGGAGAAAATTATTTGAGTAATTTTATATTCAGGCACTCACAAAATAATATTTAGCTTCTGCATTCAAGGGTGTAATCACAGATTGCTTTTGATcgcaaacacaaaatgacagATGCGGGTATCCATGATTGGAGGAAAAAGAACATAGTAAATTAGAAATCTCACTATAAAGAACTATTACAGCTCTTGAATTCATTTCTAGGTTCATACAGGATGCAAGAGAAGGTAAGTATGTTTCATATTGTGTAGAACACTTCTTTTGCTTAGaaattaatttgataatttattgTGCGTACAACTGCCAGTATCACTTGATAATGATTTCTCTTGTTCATTAAGGCTTTAAGCTATCCAATATTCTTTTATCCCTAGGTATCCATACGAGAAAATCATCAACTTCATAATTTCAATTTACAAGGTTCTTTGACCCAATAGAGGAGGAAGTTAAAAATTCAGAAAGCAATTGCATCTGCAAGGTCTTACAGCTACTCTTCCAAAGTGAAGAATGTTATAAACATCAAATCGACCAAACTTCGGATGAAAACAATAATTCCATATCACTTGTCAAAATCCTTTGGACAAGCGATCACTCTTACCGGTCAACATTGTTGTTACTTGAAACTTAGCTCATGGATTTGAAAAGTTCCAAACAAGAAGAGTAGTTATACTTCCCCACTTATGTAAATCACCCATCTTAACTACCCCAGCATCAACCTCCTTGAATTTCCTACTCTTTTGGATTACAAGCCTGACCAGGTTTGAACACGTTCTTGCATTATCCAAGATTCACAATGCAGCTGGGGACATTAATTTCACTCAACGAGATAACACTTATGATTCACTCGAAGTAAGCGCATCCTTTTCCCGCAACAGTTTCAGATCTACAACACGAAGTTGTACTTATAAGGAAATCATAAGTATATCTTATACTCGCAATTTCCCAGATAAACACAAAACATACAATAACTGAAACAATATTTGACGAACTAATTTTAGATCTTTGCTTTCCCCGTTGGAAAATATTTTCACATCAACTCAAAACTATGTTTCATGGATTCCTTAGTCATCTAAGATTTCAAGTAGACATTATTTTGACATCCCACTGCACACACTTTTCACTTCCTTCTCGTACATGTACCACCGTCCTGGCTtcctaaaagattaataattttaaaatccaATGTAAAAAAACAGTAAAATTTTTGATCCCCCACTCCCTTAGGTCCCACGATTATGATCTCGTCAAAGGAAAAGATAAGCAAATGTAACTCTACAAACAAACATTTCGACAAAACTTCACGAATCAAGCACACGACGTATGCCAAGAAAACCCCCCACCGGAGCACAACAAATGCATCCACTGACAAGCTTTATACAGAAAAATACACACCAGGATGTATAACAATTGCAGCTCAAAAAGGATGAATAACCTCACCTGGGTTTTCTTGTCGGCGGAGTCTTGATCGGAAGACGGCTTTGAAGACTGGGATTCGTGCCCTTCCGCCATTGCAAATTCCGGACTGTGGATTCGACGAGGCTTAATcatttatttgttatttatattttgctattatattatattatattatttggtTTCCATGGCCTCTGCGACACAGCCAATAGAAGTTTGCCAGTTGCCACATGTGAAATTCATCATCTAGAGGAAATTAATTACCcatattaaattatgattaaaaagattaaaaaatggaatttttaaaattttaaattaattagcttatcatttcaaaaaaattagtgatagtttaatatattaaaatcgaatttttttattttacaaaaatgTATACAACCAATAGATTTAAacaaaaagttaaaaaaaatcaaaagctATACCATAATAAACACTGGTAAATTAAAGCATGCGGTATGTGTATTTTTTTCCGTATAGTAAATCAAATTATtagattttgtttttatttcttaagaaattttattgtatttgtttCTCTTTGTTTTAAGCGTCTATGACCTTGGTAATTTGACTTTTGGCGTGACAAGCAAATTTTGAGAATATAATTTGAACATGAGAAACAAGTATTTTTATTCAATTCTCATCTATGAGTGATTTCCGAAAAGCTTAAGTATACCGGACGTGAAAGTATGCTCGTATGGTGCTATTGAACTGAAATGCAATGATGAAAGAATTTTTCAAGCCAATAATCTCGTCTCTGATTGTTTTCCGAAAATCTTAAGTCTATCGGACGCGAAAATAtattcgtatggtgccattgaATTGAAATGGAATGATCGAAGAATTTTTCAAGTCAATGGTAAAATAATACTTTGAGAACGAAGTGATGAACCTGGATAGTGTTCCGCttaatcaatcaaattaaaaattgaaGTAGAGTTAAGACGACTCTAAACAAAATGTGGCAACCCAAACTTTATATCCATTTGTTTGATTTATTATTAGTAATGTCCTTATCACCCCAAGAAACGCATGCTTAAGAAACtgatcttttcaaatttcaGATGTATATCTCGACATGTTTAATAAATTGACATACTCAAGtataattaaaaatgtcattttcttaaataaatagttgaccaggatttaaaaacaaaattctgATCAGGAAACATTACTTCTATCACTCCAAGCTAGCTATTTAAACAACAAAATCTACCCAACCTCTCCAAACACTATTAAAAGGCCATGGTGCTGGATTGAGCTTGCAGCTATAATAAAACTAGCTAAACTTGTCCAATAATCATCAATCCATAACATTAGCAAATCTACACTTGCTGCATTACGCAGAGAGCATGGCATTTCAAATTTAATGGGTAAGTCTATTTTTTCCACACACGGTACGATAAGTTCCATTTTTCTCTTGTCTACCTGCAATCTTCTCTGAAAAACGATCCTTAAAAGAGAAACATTTACCATGA encodes:
- the LOC142545999 gene encoding uncharacterized protein LOC142545999 isoform X3, whose protein sequence is MFPIMFPALVPGLFPPQQDQELMNRGPGLYAVPVLPFMQPIIGFPSNTLIPFTYNIPTERSLPETREMGREQVQGVEQQQEEAGPQRQVVVRRFQIAIHIDVFLILKLAAVIFLFNQDGSRQRLTLLVFLASLVYLYQTGALAPVIRWLSQGMRRAAAPPQPPRAGEQADNIPAGAAHGNENAGMAEEQLEGEDENRLANDGNRVIENENAAEAGQGEVANRWWVIVKEIQMIVFGFITSLLPGFHDVD
- the LOC142545999 gene encoding uncharacterized protein LOC142545999 isoform X1, coding for MNLEMNSRAVIVLYSEISNLLCSFSSNHGYPHLSFCVCDQKQSVITPLNAEAKYYFVPTVGSLKSQNGNVPMFPIMFPALVPGLFPPQQDQELMNRGPGLYAVPVLPFMQPIIGFPSNTLIPFTYNIPTERSLPETREMGREQVQGVEQQQEEAGPQRQVVVRRFQIAIHIDVFLILKLAAVIFLFNQDGSRQRLTLLVFLASLVYLYQTGALAPVIRWLSQGMRRAAAPPQPPRAGEQADNIPAGAAHGNENAGMAEEQLEGEDENRLANDGNRVIENENAAEAGQGEVANRWWVIVKEIQMIVFGFITSLLPGFHDVD
- the LOC142545998 gene encoding LOW QUALITY PROTEIN: uncharacterized protein LOC142545998 (The sequence of the model RefSeq protein was modified relative to this genomic sequence to represent the inferred CDS: inserted 1 base in 1 codon), producing MTEVTVEIPETVSGSRGSRRFGDLRGVQWRVDLGILPSSPPSSIDDLRRVTANSRRRYAALRRQLLVDPHVPKDGSSSPDLVMDNPLSQNPDSMWGRFFKNAELERMVDQDLARLYPERGSYFQTTECQGMLRRMLLLWCLRHPEYGYRQGTHELLAPLLYVLHVDAKLVSEVRKAHEDHFADKFDGFSFHENDLTYKFDFKKFSKSSENWNGFEKNSAKSSSLSELDPEMQXIVLLTDAYGAEGELGIVISEKFMEHDAYSMFDALMNGAGGAVAMAEFFSPLPFNSSNTGIPPVIEASGALYHLLSIVDSSLHSHLVELGVEPQYFALRWLRVLFGREFSLEDLLVIWDEIFSHENTKFDKATDFNADSYSGVLCSSRGGFISALAVSVILNLRSSLLATENATTCLQRLLNFSDTVNLVKLVEKAKTLQELAVEANNSNSLIVHSGLYDSRKSTNPRGHSLSLDSSASPITPLNMVRESYWEERWRVLHKEVEQKQDSVVKQVPNRKNGWSEKVRVRLSRTESDPSPTKKNEVIKIPKPSVRRSLLENLERQLGLDEGKETEARTNMIHHDPVEVNGLDDLHEKNSSNDSSDSRSEETSSNFSSPPSPTHANSDQGIESGSSVASNSSIVIIKYNDSESCWNDQESPPLPISDPLDALTSKGTENKDSIGKSAPRMERKPISGKFQWLWKFGRTAGEGTSEKKSAPEDAKTSNGGNSENNVDDFSTADAFDGSSQTSKAKTVDQNVMVSLRNLGQSMLENIQVIESILPHDHRDQMGSLDNFSKNGLVGKGQVTAMAALKELRKISNLLSEM
- the LOC142545999 gene encoding uncharacterized protein LOC142545999 isoform X2, producing the protein MIKPRRIHSPEFAMAEGHESQSSKPSSDQDSADKKTQVPTVGSLKSQNGNVPMFPIMFPALVPGLFPPQQDQELMNRGPGLYAVPVLPFMQPIIGFPSNTLIPFTYNIPTERSLPETREMGREQVQGVEQQQEEAGPQRQVVVRRFQIAIHIDVFLILKLAAVIFLFNQDGSRQRLTLLVFLASLVYLYQTGALAPVIRWLSQGMRRAAAPPQPPRAGEQADNIPAGAAHGNENAGMAEEQLEGEDENRLANDGNRVIENENAAEAGQGEVANRWWVIVKEIQMIVFGFITSLLPGFHDVD